The Sorangiineae bacterium MSr11954 DNA segment CAGGTCGCGGTCAACGTGCGTTCGAAAGAAAACGGATCGCGCCGAGAGCGAGACGTTCTCGAAGGAGCGCGCGTACGTGACCCCCGCCTCGTACGCTTGGATGCTGACGAACGGGGTGGAAAAGTCCTGCGACACATACGCGGGATCGACGGACCGCACGCCCTTGCCGTAGCTGGCCGTGAATTGAAAATTCTGAATGGGCCCGACCAGCAGGGTGCCCTTGGGCATGAGGGCGCCGCTGCCGGTGGACGACCGCTGAAAGGGCTCGCGGTGGGCGCTGTTCGCCTGTTGGTCGAGGCACGATTTGTCGCCCGGCGGATTGGAGCGCGAGGGGTTGTCCACCGTGTTTTGAACTGCACAATTGTTCAAAACATTGAATGAGAACATGTCGGCGCGAATGCCGCCCCGCAGCCCGAGCCACTTGAGGATGCGGATGTTGGCGTCCGCGTAGACACCGATGTCGCCCAAGGTGGCCTCGATGTCGTCGTTGACTTTGTACGGCGCGTCGTTGGCGGCTTGGATGCGGTTCTGCGTGGAGTGGGTGCGATCGCCGCGCGCGTAATAGCCAATCTCGATCTCCTGCGGCAGCCCCAGCTCCTTGGCGTGGAAGCGCGCCGAGCCGCGCGCGCCGAACGTGAGGCCGCTGAAGCTCAGGTCGATGAGATCGCCGCGCTGGCCGTGGAGCTGTTGAATCGGCAGCTGCACGTCGAGCAGGAAGCCCGTGAAGTTGTCGCGCAGCCGCATGCCGCGGTCGATGAGGAAGACCTGCTGGGCAAAGTCCGTTTTGCCGGCCTTGGTCTCGTAGGCCAGGGCGAGCGAATAGCGGCTGGAGGTGTTTCCGTTTTGATTGGGATCTTCGGTGTCGAAGAACCCCTTTTTGCCGCTGTCGTACGACTCCTGGCGAAGCACGCCCGCGCTATTGTAAACCGTGTGATAAGCCTGCGCCGTGACCCGAAAGAGGCCGCGCTCGCCCACCCGCGTCTCGTATTGGCCAATGGCCGAGCCGCGCTTCGCTTGCCGGTTCTGGCCGAAGCCGTCGGTGGTGTAATACTCGGCGCCGCCGAAGGTGTGCGAGCCCATCTCGGACGGGCCCCAGGTGAGCAAGAGCCTATGGGTGTCGTACGAGCCGACCGTGTATTTGCCGGTCAAGCCTCTTCGCGCGAGGCCGAGCGTGAAATCGGCGCTGCCGGCCACGGCGAAATTGCCTTGCTGCGGCGCGAAGGGGCCCTCGATGACGCGCAGCGATTCGACGAGCTCGGGGATGATGAAATGGCTGTCGGCCAGGCCGTTGCCGTGGAGGTTCCCCGCGTCGTTGATGGGGACTCCATCGACGGTGAACTCGAGATCCTGGCCTTCGCGCGCGTCGAAGCCGCGCAAGAAGACTTGCTCGGCGTGGCCTTCGCCGCCCTCGTTGGTGAGGAGGATGCCGGGGGCGAGCTTGAGGAGATCCGCGGCGTTTTTGCGCGGGACCACCGCCAGGGCGCCCACATCGATGTGGTAGTCGGAGGCGCCGTGCTCGGCGGTGCGGGCGCGGCCGGCGACCGTGACCTCGTCGGTGTGCGCGGCTTCTTCGTCGGCTTGCGCGGGCTTGGCGGCGCCGGGTGCGGGCGGCGGGGTGGTGATTTGGGTCGGGAGCTCGTTGGGCTTTTGCGTTTCGACCACCTCGGGCGGGGGCGCCGGCGGGGCGAAGTGAAACGGGACGCGGATGCGGCTCGCGACGGGTTTGCCGTTGCGCATGGCGGGGACGAAGGTCCACTGGCGCACGGCGACGGTGGCGGCCTCGTCGAGATCGGGGCCATCGGACGCCAAAACGTCGACCTTCGAGACGTGGCCGTCCACGTCCACCGTGACCGCCAGGGTTACGTCACCGTGCTTCCGCTCCTTCAGCGCCGACGCCGGGTAGACGGCATCCACGTGCGTGACGACGGTGGGGGGCGTCGTTTGCGCGGCGGGGGCGGCGGGGGCGCCGGGTGTTGCGGGGGCGGCGGGTGCTGTGGGGGCCGCAGGTTGCGCGAGCACCGTGAGCGGAGCGAGCAGCGCCGCGCTCCCGGACGCGAGGGCAGCCCAGGACCGTCCCTTTGCCCTCAGGGTTGCGAAGCGGAGAGCGGTGTGAAGAAGCGCGGAATGGCACATCGAAAGTAAAACGAAGTACGACTTGGGACCGCGTTGTAGCGCAAGTGGGCTTCAGGGCCAAAGGATTCTTTCGAGGGTGGGCGAAGGGTGTACGGGCGCGCGGACCCGCGTCCAACGCGCGCAGGCGCGGCGACGCAGCGCGTTTTCGAGGCTGCGCGCTGCGTGCATTTTCGTGATACCGGTGGCCTTGCGGCGAATTGCGGGGGTGCGGCGCGTCTGCCGTGCGGCGAATCGCGGGGTGCGGCGCGTCTGCCGTGCGGCGAATCGCGGGGTGCGGCGCGTCGGCCGTGCGGCGAATCGCGGGGGGCGGCGCGTCTGCCGTGCGGCGAATCGCGGGGTGCGGCGCGTCGGCCGTGCGGCGAATCGCGGGGTGCGGCGCGTCGGTCGTGCGGCGAATCGCGGGGTGCGGCGTGTCTGCCGTGCGGTTCGTTGCGTCGTGCGTGAATCGGTGGGGCTATTCGCGGCGGGCGAGGGGACGGACGGCGGGGGTCGGGATCCACGCGTGGAGGGTGCCCCACTGAATCTCGGTCGACCCCGAGCTCGAGCTCAAGGTGCGCACGCGCGCGCCCTCGGGGAGCGGATTGGCGTTGGGGAGCGCGATGCCGCGGGCGTCGAGGGGGCGCGCGTTGGGGTTGACCACCACCGCCTCGCGCAAGGTGAGACGGTCGTCGCGCGCGGACCAGGCGAGCAGCGCGAACGCGACGCAGAGCGGTGCCGACACGGCAAACGCCGTGGAGCCGCTGATTTTGACGCGGCGACGTTTGGCTTGGGCGCGAACGAAGAGGGCGATGCCCGCGATGAGCGACATCACGCCGGCGGCGCCGGCCCACACGTCCTCCGACGTGAGGTGGACGATGGTCTCCAGCACGGAGGGGTTGGGCTCGACCTCCGCGCGCGTGCCGCTGTGGGCGCGCCGGCGCGCCACCTCGGTGCGGATGGAGCCGAGCGCGAAGGTCGCGTCCCGCTCCAAGGTTTTGTTGTGCGTGAGCGCGCGCGCCTCCTCGAAGCCGTGCGCCGCGCGGCCCAGATCGCCCGGCTGCTCGGCGCCCATGCGCACCCGTTCGGCGTAGGCGAGGCCCCGGTCGAAGCTGACGTTTTCGTCCACGACGCCGCGATCGGCGAGCGACTCGAACAGCGCGATCGCATCGCCCGCGCGCCCGCCGACCAGCGCGTCGACGGCGATCGCGAAATCGGCGGCCGCGCTGCCTTCGGCCGTCGGCGTCGGCGTCGCGGGCGCTTGGGCCCCGGCCGGTGCTTGGGCCGGCGCGGTGCCGGTGAGCGCGAGGAGCAAAGCAGTGGAGACCAGGCAGGTCCGGAGGGCCCGGATGGTGCGCATGGTTCGCTACCCTTTCCTCAGATCCGACATGCAGTCCTTGGCGCGCCTCCAGCGCTCGCGCGAAACGGCGATTTCGCCTTCGCTCGGCGCGAACCGGGCCGACTCGCACTCGGCGAGCAAATCCTCGATCGCGCGCGCCAGGGGCTCCGCCACTTTGTGCTCCACCAGCGCCGCCGCGATCTGACGCGTGGCGATGGCTCGCACGTTGAGCTGCGCGTGCACGATGGTCGCTTGCTCCAGCGCCCGCGCGATGGCCGCATCGGCCGCGCGCGGATCGCCGCCGGCGCACGCCGTGTCGGCCTCCTGAACCCGTTGCTTGAGCAACGTATCGGGCGAGGCGCTGCGCGTCCGCACGCGATCGCGCAAGCGCCGCGCGGCCGCGCGCGAGCTGGCGAAGAGCACGAACGAGAGCGACGGGGCGGCCAGCGCGAACCAGAACGCGCGCGTGTCGGTGAGGTGCGCGTGCGACGCGACCGGCGGGCCAAGGGATCGCCGCAGCTCGGGGAGGTTCGGCAGCGGCGCGGAGGGACCTCCCGCGTTGCCGGCGGCGGCGCCGCCGGGCTTGACGGTGATGGAGCCGAGGGCCGCGCGCGCCACGTCGTAGGCGCGCGCATCGGGATCGTAGAATGGAATGGCGATCTCGCCGAGGTCGATGGGCCCTTCGCGCGTGAGGCGCACCACGTAGTTGAAGGTTCGCTTGCCCCCGTAGCGATCGTTCTTCTCCGCGCCCATCTTCTCTTTGATCTCGGGCTGCAGCCACTCGACCCCCTGGCGCGCGGGCGGCACGATGGACGACGGCAGGTTCCCCGTCCCCGAGAGCTCCAGCGATACGCTGGCGATCCCGCCGTGCGCCACCTCGCGCGGGTCGACGGTCGCGGACAGCTCGAAGCGGCCCACGTCGCCGATGGAATAGCCGGGCGGGCGGCCCGCGATGGGGGGCTCGGTCACGTGCACGGTGAGGGTCTCGCTCTCGCGCTTGTCGCTGGTCGCGCCCGAGGGGCCCACCACCGCCAAGGTCATGGGACCGATCTTGAGCTCGCCCGTTTTGATGGGAAAGAGCGCCATCTTGCGCAGGAGCCGCACCGCCCAAATGCCGTTACCGATGCGCGTGTGCCCGATGATCTTCGGGTTCTGCGTCTCCTCCAGGAGCTGCCTGCGAACGAACTCGCTCGCGCTGGCGTCGTGCACGTCGTTGAAGTCGGGCTCGCGCGCGAGGCCCACGTCGATGTACTCGTAGATCGACAGGGTGACTTGCTCCCCGATGACGGCGTTGGTCTTGTCCACGCCCGCGTGCAGAAAGACGCCGCGCGCGCGCGGGGCCGGCAGCGCATAACGCGGATCGGTCGGAACGTCGAGCAGGCCGCGCGAGGATGGCTGGTCCTCGTCCGGATCGCCGAAGGGATTTCCAAAGAGGCCGCGGAGGCCGCCGAACGGATCGGGCAAGTTGCCGAAGGGATCGCGGGGCTGGCGGCGCGGTGGGGCTTGGCCCGCGGCCACGATGCGGATGGGGACCGTGTTGGCCGCATAGGTGGTGCCGCCGATGGAAAGGGTCGGCTTCAAGACGGCGGCGCCCACCTTGGTCGCGCTGAGCCGGAAGGTGACGTTGACCCCTTGTTTCTGAACGAGCACGCCGTTTCGAAGGTTCATTTCGCTGAAGGTGCCGACGGTCGGGCGCCCGAGCTTGGCGACGTGCGGATCGGGCGCGATCTCGACCCCCGAGATTTGCCCGGTGACCGTCGCCTTCAAATGCAGCTCGAACTCGTCGCCCACGCCCACGACGTCGGAGTCGACGGACGCCCGCATCTCCGGCGCGCCTGCCGCGCGGGCCCGCACGACGAAGAGGAGCACGGCGAGAAAGGTGTAGAATACACCAAATGTGCGGGCGAGCTTCATTTGTCCGCCATCCCCCGGACGGGCCGCCGAACCTTCTTCGCGAACTCCTGCTGAACGGTGGGCGCCTTCTCGAGCTGGTCGAGGATCTTCTCGTCCTGATCCGAGTTGCTCGGGGGCGGCGGTGGCGGGGGGCCCGCGTCGGGCTGCGGCGGTGGCGGGCTCGGTGAAGCGTCTTTGCCGCCGTCGTCGCCGCTCCCGCTGTCGCGGTTGTCGTTCTTGTTGCCGGCGTCGCCGCCGCCGTCTTTGCCGCTATCGCCGCCGCCATCCGGAGGGGCCGAGTCGCCCCCCGAGTCGGAGGAGCCATCGTTGCCCGCGTCGTTGCCGGCGTCCTTTTTGTCCTCGATGCGGCGGAGGGCGATGGCGCGGTTCCATGCCGCGTCGCGGCCCACCGGATCGCCCGCGTCGACCTGGCCGGGGGCGATGGTGATCGCTTGGTTGTAGGCGGTGACCGCCTCTTGGTAGCGCCCGGCCAAGAAGAGCAGGTTGCCCTCGAGGTAGTGCGCGCGCGCGCGAAGATCGAGCGGCGAAGACTCGTCCTCGGCGATGGTGCGCACCACGCGCAGCGCGCAGTCGATCTGCGCCGAGCGCGCGGGGGAGGGCTCGCCGCCGTCGAGCTCCTCGTCGCCGAAGCGGCCGCCGAACGACTCTCCGATGGCAAACAGGGAGAGCCCGAGGTCGAACGAGCCGTTGGGCCGCTGCTTC contains these protein-coding regions:
- a CDS encoding TonB family protein, with translation MLAQPAAPTAPAAPATPGAPAAPAAQTTPPTVVTHVDAVYPASALKERKHGDVTLAVTVDVDGHVSKVDVLASDGPDLDEAATVAVRQWTFVPAMRNGKPVASRIRVPFHFAPPAPPPEVVETQKPNELPTQITTPPPAPGAAKPAQADEEAAHTDEVTVAGRARTAEHGASDYHIDVGALAVVPRKNAADLLKLAPGILLTNEGGEGHAEQVFLRGFDAREGQDLEFTVDGVPINDAGNLHGNGLADSHFIIPELVESLRVIEGPFAPQQGNFAVAGSADFTLGLARRGLTGKYTVGSYDTHRLLLTWGPSEMGSHTFGGAEYYTTDGFGQNRQAKRGSAIGQYETRVGERGLFRVTAQAYHTVYNSAGVLRQESYDSGKKGFFDTEDPNQNGNTSSRYSLALAYETKAGKTDFAQQVFLIDRGMRLRDNFTGFLLDVQLPIQQLHGQRGDLIDLSFSGLTFGARGSARFHAKELGLPQEIEIGYYARGDRTHSTQNRIQAANDAPYKVNDDIEATLGDIGVYADANIRILKWLGLRGGIRADMFSFNVLNNCAVQNTVDNPSRSNPPGDKSCLDQQANSAHREPFQRSSTGSGALMPKGTLLVGPIQNFQFTASYGKGVRSVDPAYVSQDFSTPFVSIQAYEAGVTYARSFENVSLSARSVFFRTHVDRDLIFNQTEGRNTLSNGATRTGWAGSVRVTGPFFDQAATVTAVRATFDDTHLLVPYVPDLVVRSDTALFHELPWKLGDKPIKGVLGYGLSYVGPRPLPYDVRSDAIFVSDASVALQWRDFEVSLAATNLFGSRYRLGEYNYTSNFAPINEGTQPSLVPGRHFSAGAPRQVFLSLSATFGGP
- a CDS encoding BatD family protein, which gives rise to MKLARTFGVFYTFLAVLLFVVRARAAGAPEMRASVDSDVVGVGDEFELHLKATVTGQISGVEIAPDPHVAKLGRPTVGTFSEMNLRNGVLVQKQGVNVTFRLSATKVGAAVLKPTLSIGGTTYAANTVPIRIVAAGQAPPRRQPRDPFGNLPDPFGGLRGLFGNPFGDPDEDQPSSRGLLDVPTDPRYALPAPRARGVFLHAGVDKTNAVIGEQVTLSIYEYIDVGLAREPDFNDVHDASASEFVRRQLLEETQNPKIIGHTRIGNGIWAVRLLRKMALFPIKTGELKIGPMTLAVVGPSGATSDKRESETLTVHVTEPPIAGRPPGYSIGDVGRFELSATVDPREVAHGGIASVSLELSGTGNLPSSIVPPARQGVEWLQPEIKEKMGAEKNDRYGGKRTFNYVVRLTREGPIDLGEIAIPFYDPDARAYDVARAALGSITVKPGGAAAGNAGGPSAPLPNLPELRRSLGPPVASHAHLTDTRAFWFALAAPSLSFVLFASSRAAARRLRDRVRTRSASPDTLLKQRVQEADTACAGGDPRAADAAIARALEQATIVHAQLNVRAIATRQIAAALVEHKVAEPLARAIEDLLAECESARFAPSEGEIAVSRERWRRAKDCMSDLRKG
- a CDS encoding tetratricopeptide repeat protein, which codes for MRAHKNVRAHRSVRAHRAILLSAMGACLAVACSWDPTRPFEREAPAVREAISALDAGDAAAAARTLQEYLSTGECESGNIGTPPFLKQRPNGSFDLGLSLFAIGESFGGRFGDEELDGGEPSPARSAQIDCALRVVRTIAEDESSPLDLRARAHYLEGNLLFLAGRYQEAVTAYNQAITIAPGQVDAGDPVGRDAAWNRAIALRRIEDKKDAGNDAGNDGSSDSGGDSAPPDGGGDSGKDGGGDAGNKNDNRDSGSGDDGGKDASPSPPPPQPDAGPPPPPPPSNSDQDEKILDQLEKAPTVQQEFAKKVRRPVRGMADK